From Curtobacterium sp. SGAir0471, the proteins below share one genomic window:
- a CDS encoding sensor histidine kinase gives MTDTDRLDQAQTVPLDDHAADRAQTVPLDGAVPQGATKPMPEQPRTPASGPSGASSGWSATPTPGAPATGAPAAGAPTSGGTGSGMTAGRFYREAWRRLPRDFGYMALTAVLLCTLYAAFPAALFGRGLRDLFNPFVLLMFFIALFVARWLGQFEKLRIGWADPRPIRPVDWTPRWQQNWWTRTGSAVANPHYWLYLLHAAVVYPLASLVTVGAGVVLLAGFAWPFVVAVAWGFLGVGGMYLPSSDSGALLAIGLLGLLSMAASVALLPLWARGAVLAHYWIDLGLLGGFRAEQLEQRVAGLQASRAGAVTAEGQALRQIERDLHDGPQQRLVRLRMDLAAAERALDRDPEKAKQLIGEATEHAQDALDELRALSRGFAPPILLDRGLVAALEALVARTPIPVGLDVRLPEGLELATEIQRNVYFTVSELLTNTTKHAGASTAGVYLGLIVDASGLWYLTVSVTDDGRGGARPQEGHGIEGLMGRMRALDGELVVNSPEGGPTEATARIPLGALNGVPVARG, from the coding sequence ATGACCGACACCGACCGCCTCGACCAGGCCCAGACCGTCCCGCTGGACGACCACGCCGCCGATCGCGCACAGACCGTCCCGCTCGACGGTGCCGTGCCCCAGGGAGCCACGAAGCCGATGCCCGAGCAGCCCCGCACGCCCGCCTCCGGCCCGTCAGGGGCGTCGTCGGGCTGGAGCGCCACGCCGACGCCGGGCGCACCGGCGACGGGCGCGCCCGCGGCGGGCGCGCCGACGAGCGGCGGCACGGGCTCCGGCATGACCGCCGGCCGGTTCTACCGCGAGGCCTGGCGCCGCCTGCCGCGCGACTTCGGGTACATGGCGCTGACGGCCGTGCTCCTCTGCACGCTCTACGCGGCGTTCCCCGCGGCGCTGTTCGGACGGGGTCTGCGGGACCTGTTCAACCCGTTCGTGCTCCTCATGTTCTTCATCGCGCTGTTCGTGGCGCGGTGGCTCGGCCAGTTCGAGAAGCTCCGCATCGGGTGGGCCGACCCCCGGCCGATCCGCCCCGTGGACTGGACGCCCCGGTGGCAGCAGAACTGGTGGACGCGCACCGGGTCCGCGGTGGCGAACCCGCACTACTGGCTGTACCTGCTGCACGCCGCCGTGGTCTACCCGCTCGCGTCCCTGGTGACCGTGGGTGCCGGCGTCGTGCTCCTCGCCGGGTTCGCCTGGCCGTTCGTCGTCGCGGTCGCGTGGGGCTTCCTCGGCGTGGGCGGCATGTACCTGCCCAGTTCCGACAGCGGCGCACTGCTCGCGATCGGACTCCTCGGCCTGCTGTCGATGGCCGCGTCGGTGGCGCTCCTGCCGCTCTGGGCGCGCGGTGCCGTCCTCGCGCACTACTGGATCGACCTCGGCCTGCTCGGCGGCTTCCGTGCCGAGCAGCTCGAGCAGCGCGTCGCCGGGCTGCAGGCATCCCGTGCCGGTGCCGTGACCGCCGAGGGCCAGGCGCTCCGCCAGATCGAGCGCGACCTGCACGACGGCCCGCAGCAGCGCCTCGTGCGCCTGCGGATGGACCTCGCGGCCGCCGAACGCGCCCTCGACCGCGACCCGGAGAAGGCGAAGCAGCTGATCGGCGAGGCGACCGAGCACGCCCAGGACGCCCTCGACGAACTGCGGGCCCTGTCCCGGGGCTTCGCACCGCCGATCCTGCTCGACCGCGGTCTCGTCGCCGCGCTCGAGGCCCTGGTCGCCCGCACGCCGATCCCCGTCGGGCTCGACGTCCGCCTGCCCGAGGGACTCGAGCTCGCGACCGAGATCCAGCGCAACGTGTACTTCACCGTGAGCGAGCTGCTGACGAACACCACGAAGCACGCCGGTGCCTCGACGGCCGGCGTGTACCTCGGCCTCATCGTCGACGCCTCGGGACTCTGGTACCTGACGGTCAGCGTCACCGACGACGGCCGCGGCGGCGCACGACCGCAGGAGGGCCACGGCATCGAGGGCCTGATGGGCCGCATGCGTGCCCTGGACGGCGAACTCGTCGTGAACAGCCCCGAGGGCGGGCCGACCGAGGCCACCGCCCGGATCCCGCTCGGCGCCCTGAACGGCGTCCCCGTCGCCCGCGGGTGA
- a CDS encoding response regulator transcription factor — protein MSDGPGAARIRAVVVDDAVLLREGLARVLDEAGIDVVGQYADADSFLATLPHHAPDVVVMDVRMPPTFTDEGVRAAVETRRVAPCTGVLLLSQYVEATYAEDVLAAGATGIGYLLKDRVTRLEEIDDAVRRIAAGGTVLDPEVVTQLMGRRRDPLAALTPREREVLGLMAEGRTNAAIARALVIGTGAVEKHVSSIFGKLALEDTGEDHRRVLAVLAYLG, from the coding sequence ATGAGCGACGGCCCGGGTGCAGCACGCATCCGGGCCGTCGTCGTCGACGACGCCGTGCTCCTGCGCGAGGGGCTCGCCCGCGTGCTCGACGAGGCCGGCATCGACGTCGTCGGCCAGTACGCCGACGCCGACTCGTTCCTCGCCACGCTGCCGCACCACGCCCCGGACGTGGTCGTGATGGACGTCCGGATGCCGCCGACCTTCACCGACGAGGGCGTCCGCGCCGCCGTCGAGACCCGCCGCGTCGCACCCTGCACCGGGGTCCTGCTGCTGTCGCAGTACGTCGAGGCCACGTACGCCGAGGACGTCCTGGCCGCCGGGGCGACGGGCATCGGGTACCTGCTCAAGGACCGCGTGACCCGGCTCGAGGAGATCGACGACGCCGTCCGCCGCATCGCCGCCGGCGGCACCGTGCTCGACCCCGAGGTCGTCACGCAGCTGATGGGCCGTCGTCGGGACCCGCTCGCCGCCCTGACGCCCCGCGAGCGCGAGGTCCTCGGGCTGATGGCCGAGGGCCGCACGAACGCCGCGATCGCCCGCGCGCTCGTGATCGGCACCGGTGCGGTCGAGAAGCACGTGTCGAGCATCTTCGGCAAGCTCGCCCTCGAGGACACCGGCGAGGACCACCGCCGTGTCCTCGCCGTGCTCGCCTACCTCGGCTGA
- a CDS encoding EamA family transporter, giving the protein MTRVPAPLLALTAMLSVQIGAALAKTRFDEVGSVGAAALRLVIGALVLVLVVRPRVRHWTRAQWTAAVLLGLALGGMNVFIYVAFASIPIGVAVTIEFLGPLALSLAHTRRWRDVTWAALALAGVVLLGVGPAAVTAVGGVVAAIAAAACWAGYIVMNRRVGAAIPGVDGLAVSMVVAMLVSLPTGLRPAVAGVAQDPSLLLVFAGVALLSTVLPYALEMLALRRMPTRVFGVLQSLGPAIAALAGLVVLHEGLATQEVVALACVSVASIGVTLSARRGRARPDAGRTGGAGQVP; this is encoded by the coding sequence GTGACCCGGGTCCCCGCGCCGCTCCTGGCGCTCACCGCGATGCTCTCCGTGCAGATCGGCGCCGCGCTCGCGAAGACCCGCTTCGACGAGGTCGGGTCCGTCGGCGCCGCCGCGCTCCGGCTCGTCATCGGCGCGCTCGTCCTCGTGCTCGTCGTCCGCCCGCGCGTCCGGCACTGGACCCGTGCGCAGTGGACGGCCGCGGTGCTGCTCGGCCTGGCGCTCGGCGGGATGAACGTCTTCATCTACGTGGCCTTCGCCAGCATCCCGATCGGGGTCGCCGTGACGATCGAGTTCCTCGGGCCGCTCGCCCTGTCGCTCGCGCACACCCGCCGCTGGCGGGACGTGACCTGGGCGGCTCTCGCGCTCGCCGGGGTCGTCCTGCTCGGTGTCGGTCCGGCCGCGGTCACCGCCGTCGGGGGCGTCGTCGCCGCGATCGCCGCCGCCGCGTGCTGGGCGGGCTACATCGTCATGAACCGACGCGTCGGCGCGGCGATCCCCGGGGTCGACGGGCTCGCGGTGTCGATGGTCGTCGCGATGCTCGTGTCCCTGCCGACCGGGCTGCGTCCGGCGGTCGCGGGCGTGGCGCAGGACCCGTCGCTGCTGCTCGTGTTCGCGGGCGTCGCCCTGCTGTCGACCGTGCTGCCCTACGCCCTCGAGATGCTCGCCCTCCGTCGGATGCCGACGCGGGTGTTCGGGGTGCTGCAGAGCCTCGGTCCGGCGATCGCGGCCCTCGCGGGCCTGGTGGTCCTGCACGAGGGGCTGGCGACGCAGGAGGTCGTCGCCCTCGCGTGCGTGAGCGTCGCGAGCATCGGGGTCACCCTGTCGGCGCGACGCGGTCGCGCGCGACCGGATGCGGGTCGGACGGGAGGCGCGGGGCAGGTTCCCTGA
- a CDS encoding LacI family DNA-binding transcriptional regulator, whose product MQPHRRTTIADIAARAGVSISAVSFALNDRPGVSPETRRRIQEIARELDWQPHTAARALGGARAGSIGFVLNRPARTLGTESFFGDLISGIQLGLAGTHVGMTLLVARDAEEELQTYRDWWRGHRVDGVVVIDPRRHDDRLSLLAELGMPAVIVGSHPSPEGTAPSVWIDDSDATETVLRYLHALGHRRLAHVAGPPEFEHTAMRTARVRTFTEAEGLEQPITVPTDYSAEAGARATRTLLSGPDRPTAIVYDNDVLAVAGLGVASEMGVAVPGAVSLVSFDDSAMVRLVRPTITSLTRDTVELGQRAAVLLREQIDVGAVLPSRPGPALTLSVRDSTGRVSTRPPRGRRAH is encoded by the coding sequence GTGCAACCACACCGTCGGACGACCATCGCCGACATCGCCGCACGCGCCGGGGTCTCCATCAGCGCGGTGTCGTTCGCGCTCAACGACCGACCGGGGGTCTCCCCCGAGACCCGTCGACGGATCCAGGAGATCGCCCGCGAGCTCGACTGGCAACCGCACACCGCGGCACGCGCCCTCGGCGGCGCCCGGGCGGGCTCGATCGGGTTCGTGCTGAACCGACCGGCACGGACCCTCGGCACGGAGTCGTTCTTCGGTGACCTGATCTCCGGCATCCAGCTCGGCCTCGCAGGCACGCACGTCGGCATGACCCTGCTCGTGGCGCGCGATGCCGAGGAGGAACTGCAGACCTACCGGGACTGGTGGCGCGGGCACCGGGTCGACGGCGTCGTCGTGATCGACCCGCGTCGGCACGACGACCGACTGTCCCTGCTCGCCGAGCTCGGGATGCCGGCCGTCATCGTCGGGTCCCACCCGTCACCGGAGGGAACGGCACCGAGCGTCTGGATCGACGACTCCGACGCCACGGAGACCGTCCTGCGCTACCTGCACGCGCTCGGTCACCGGCGGCTCGCCCACGTGGCCGGGCCACCCGAGTTCGAGCACACGGCGATGCGCACCGCCCGCGTCCGGACCTTCACCGAGGCCGAGGGGCTCGAGCAGCCGATCACCGTCCCGACGGACTACTCCGCCGAGGCCGGCGCCCGCGCGACACGGACGCTCCTGTCGGGGCCCGACCGGCCGACCGCGATCGTGTACGACAACGACGTGCTGGCCGTCGCGGGCCTCGGCGTCGCGAGCGAGATGGGCGTCGCGGTCCCCGGCGCGGTGTCGCTGGTGTCGTTCGACGACTCGGCGATGGTCCGGTTGGTGCGGCCGACGATCACGTCCCTGACCCGCGACACCGTCGAGCTCGGGCAGCGCGCGGCCGTGCTCCTGCGCGAGCAGATCGACGTCGGCGCGGTGCTGCCGTCACGCCCCGGACCCGCACTGACGCTCAGCGTGCGCGACTCCACCGGGCGAGTCTCGACACGCCCACCGCGGGGCCGCCGGGCGCACTGA
- a CDS encoding ABC transporter substrate-binding protein: MRTTPRPTRGRAAALLATAAATALVLTGCSSGSSGATGGGNGKVEGTITLQTWALTPTYTDYLQGVIDGFEKEHPDAKVKLQDQPGDGYADKVLSQASSNSLPDVINLPPDIALPLAKRGFLQDVSKDDSGLAKTYVAGALDSYKYKGLDGTYGYPWYLNTDVDYWNSDMFAKCGLDANDPPKTTDELFTQAKTMHENCPDDYLMSRKPGLGDFTLAGVKVLNADGTEFTFADSSKAADLIDRYKTAYQDGYMPSNVLNSDYLGNSTLFTQGKVAWTTGGATSLADFEKNNPSLKGKVTVSPALDTPPLYVQGLSVSSKSKHLATAEAFAQYMTNAENQEAFAHQVNIFPSTVSSQSDPYFSKDDGTVNGKARVLANEALKEAKVLNPVEANSAMTDFLDQQIALAMKGQVSPEKALQTAQDKMNSLLANG; encoded by the coding sequence ATGAGGACCACACCACGACCGACGAGGGGCCGCGCGGCAGCGCTGCTCGCGACCGCAGCTGCCACCGCCCTCGTCCTGACCGGCTGCTCGAGCGGCAGCAGCGGCGCGACCGGCGGGGGGAACGGCAAGGTCGAGGGCACCATCACCCTGCAGACCTGGGCGCTCACGCCGACCTACACGGACTACCTGCAGGGCGTCATCGACGGCTTCGAGAAGGAGCACCCGGACGCGAAGGTGAAGCTGCAGGACCAGCCGGGCGACGGCTACGCGGACAAGGTGCTCAGCCAGGCGTCGTCGAACTCGCTGCCCGACGTGATCAACCTGCCGCCGGACATCGCCCTGCCGCTCGCGAAGCGCGGGTTCCTGCAGGACGTGTCGAAGGACGACAGCGGGCTCGCGAAGACGTACGTCGCCGGCGCGCTCGACTCGTACAAGTACAAGGGACTCGACGGCACCTACGGCTACCCCTGGTACCTCAACACCGACGTCGACTACTGGAACAGCGACATGTTCGCGAAGTGCGGGCTCGACGCGAACGACCCGCCGAAGACCACCGACGAGCTGTTCACGCAGGCGAAGACCATGCACGAGAACTGCCCCGACGACTACCTGATGAGCCGGAAGCCCGGCCTCGGCGACTTCACCCTCGCCGGCGTGAAGGTGCTCAACGCCGACGGCACGGAGTTCACCTTCGCCGACTCGTCGAAGGCCGCCGACCTGATCGACCGCTACAAGACCGCCTACCAGGACGGCTACATGCCCTCGAACGTCCTGAACAGCGACTACCTCGGCAACTCCACGCTCTTCACGCAGGGCAAGGTCGCCTGGACCACCGGTGGCGCCACGAGCCTCGCCGACTTCGAGAAGAACAACCCCTCCCTGAAGGGCAAGGTCACGGTCAGCCCGGCGCTGGACACCCCGCCGCTCTACGTGCAGGGCCTGTCGGTGTCCAGCAAGTCGAAGCACCTCGCCACCGCCGAGGCGTTCGCGCAGTACATGACGAACGCGGAGAACCAGGAGGCGTTCGCCCACCAGGTGAACATCTTCCCGTCGACCGTCTCGTCGCAGTCCGACCCGTACTTCTCGAAGGACGACGGCACCGTGAACGGCAAGGCCCGCGTGCTCGCGAACGAGGCGCTCAAGGAGGCGAAGGTCCTCAACCCGGTGGAGGCGAACTCCGCGATGACGGACTTCCTCGACCAGCAGATCGCCCTCGCCATGAAGGGGCAGGTCTCGCCGGAGAAGGCCCTGCAGACCGCGCAGGACAAGATGAACTCGCTCTTGGCCAACGGCTGA
- a CDS encoding carbohydrate ABC transporter permease, which yields MRANRWFTPWLLVLPALVWLLAFSLWPSINTVRLSFTNASPLGGVSQWVGVRNFQTLLGDPQVWEALLNSVIYMAVCLPLLTIGPLLIAVLVQQKLPGIAFFRTAYYTPVIASAVVVGLIWTWILDDRGVVNEMAQALGIVQGAVPFLTDRWLLLFSAISLTVWKGLGYYMIIFLAALGNVGKDLHEAAALDGAGAVRRFWSVTMPGVRGTMTLVGILVCVSALRVFSELYILTNGTGGPGGQDNSLVMLIQQYARGFTGNLGYASALSLLLFVVTLVPMLALARMNSKADK from the coding sequence ATGCGCGCCAACCGCTGGTTCACGCCCTGGCTGCTCGTCCTGCCGGCACTCGTCTGGCTCCTCGCGTTCAGCCTCTGGCCGTCGATCAACACCGTCCGGTTGTCGTTCACGAACGCCAGCCCGCTCGGGGGCGTGAGCCAGTGGGTCGGCGTCCGGAACTTCCAGACGCTGCTCGGCGACCCGCAGGTGTGGGAGGCGCTCCTCAACAGCGTCATCTACATGGCGGTCTGCCTGCCGCTGCTCACCATCGGCCCGCTGCTCATCGCCGTGCTCGTGCAGCAGAAGCTCCCCGGCATCGCGTTCTTCCGCACCGCGTACTACACGCCGGTGATCGCCAGCGCGGTGGTCGTCGGACTCATCTGGACGTGGATCCTCGACGACCGCGGCGTCGTCAACGAGATGGCGCAGGCGCTCGGCATCGTGCAGGGCGCCGTCCCGTTCCTCACCGACCGGTGGCTGCTGCTCTTCAGCGCGATCAGCCTGACGGTCTGGAAGGGCCTCGGGTACTACATGATCATCTTCCTCGCTGCGCTCGGGAACGTCGGGAAGGACCTGCACGAGGCCGCGGCGCTCGACGGCGCCGGAGCGGTTCGTCGGTTCTGGTCGGTCACCATGCCGGGCGTGCGCGGCACCATGACACTCGTCGGGATCCTGGTGTGCGTCAGCGCGCTTCGCGTGTTCAGCGAGCTCTACATCCTCACCAACGGCACCGGCGGACCCGGCGGGCAGGACAACTCACTCGTCATGCTCATCCAGCAGTACGCCCGCGGCTTCACCGGCAACCTCGGCTACGCGTCCGCGCTCAGCCTGCTGCTCTTCGTGGTGACGCTGGTGCCGATGCTCGCCCTGGCGCGCATGAACAGCAAGGCGGACAAGTGA